A region of Zeugodacus cucurbitae isolate PBARC_wt_2022May chromosome 5, idZeuCucr1.2, whole genome shotgun sequence DNA encodes the following proteins:
- the LOC105208998 gene encoding uncharacterized protein DDB_G0283357 isoform X1, translated as MSTKPATITLGISARIGGKNNTSNNHSNTASFTARPAHITQASPTVAKRGHIRSASLENGNSFTAKNTLGLPVATAREQQQQQQPTIMSHTGTLKSRNEQKRMRGQKFGSHSSLDQDALPSAGRTKFQNIRQIFEITKKRTFGGGSSSSGGSSGGATAAAGEADKMTASTNSVNSYKAQAHSGTESIENQRLHAQPPATTTATTHGVIPSAAPPALMSTSMPSLQLRQQTQAASASYQPHQQLVRKPTPTLTMMGANGSGNRSSYSEMSERLSITESVGGGSSSCMSGNFVNMTGNALDAKQKLRLQQQLQQQQQLVQQQQQQLQQQQHLQAQRQHSQPAMGQLAHLHQHQQQQQQHMQQQLQQQQLLAQQRSSGGISHQQHSSIAATTTMNGSVSAGETGVEQQSKQSKPSTALATTTTTAATGTTSATTAATAAPAMSVMTSYENLLRPIAFKPIPFEPDYSLQNARYIAGDVNAVTTTTSTASSTNVQTSVVGDRYGSTPSLAAAQGSNQMRFGSTSDLRHGSAGGVGGGVIGGINGVGAGGGGGALGGIAVGAYSSNNYCNSLMARRRGSRSLKINDSMESIRHTPDSDANSQSSTIKSTGSSAHHNNNNSGSNSNGLPSAMHNGTTGFGFIGVGSTAGSGSGASTGSNGCGGSASNGCGKYLLSEQCDMTPSPSDSGISDLEAALKDRDSELSYLRQAMEHNEKVIFRVQKDKENFWEQETKRLKTFYEAQQREYLLKMKKMEQMLAMQQFQFKQHKLRHTEQSNKLREQVADLKNENEILRSTNGSLKNSERNLKDSVAYIEEQLRESENTIASIKAELEESEWKVCERNGELALLKSQLKEANVEITLKEHAIVHLRHENTNAETQIYESLQENQKMTKQKKQVEQQQARTDKQAESELKQLNKIIILKDQVILALTNELAKLRKELSDLAIFQEYGEEPSGRFIRLKQQLDNLTDICNRTRRQAHKPEITAVNSAKEKVIDDTNLELIMNCLKIAPPLDDTDESENERERAQNKQRAEKRLAKMSADIQNFVYGAQNLPDIAMNHQPPHKPLKYTHSNPHKLEESTLDTLIEESASYAEEIAKLRKQLDDVRVNFELEKRQWCEEREKVLNYQKQLQAHYINMYQKLRSLESGNEV; from the exons ATGTCGACCAAaccagcaacaataacattggGCATAAGCGCCCGCATTGGTGGGAAAAACAATACCAGCAACAACCATAGCAACACTGCCTCATTCACCGCACGCCCCGCGCATATCACACAAGCATCGCCCACCGTGGCGAAACGCGGACACATCCGGTCCGCATCGCTGGAGAATGGCAATTCCTTCACAGCCAAGAACACACTCGGTTTGCCGGTGGCAACAGCacgcgaacaacaacaacagcagcagccgaCGATAATGAGTCATACCGGCACGCTGAAGTCGCGCAACGAGCAAAAGCGCATGCGCGGACAGAAATTCGGCAGTCACAGCAGTTTGGACCAGGATGCGTTGCCCAGTGCTGGGCGGACCAAATTTCAGAATATAcgccaaatatttgaaataaccaAAAAGCGAACCTTTGgtggtggcagcagcagcagcggtggaAGTAGTGGCGGCGCGACTGCGGCAGCCGGAGAGGCAGATAAAATGACTGCCAGTACCAACAGTGTCAACAGCTATAAAGCGCAGGCACACAGTGGAACTGAAAGCATTGAGAATCAGCGTTTGCACGCACAACCGcctgctacaacaacagctacaacacATGGCGTCATACCCAGCGCCGCACCGCCTGCCCTCATGTCAACATCCATGCCGAGTCTACAGCTGCGCCAACAGACACAAGCCGCCTCCGCCTCCTATCAGCCACACCAGCAGTTGGTGCGTAAACCCACGCCAACACTGACGATGATGGGCGCCAACGGAAGCGGAAATCGCAGTAGTTACTCGGAAATGAGCGAACGGCTGAGCATAACGGAGAGTGTCGGCGGTGGCAGCAGTAGCTGTATGTCTGGCAATTTCGTTAATATGACTGGGAATGCATTGGATGCGAAACAGAAACTgcgtttgcaacaacaattacaacaacagcaacagttggtacaacaacaacagcagcagctgcagcagcaacagcacctGCAGGCGCAGCGGCAACACTCACAGCCAGCAATGGGTCAGTTGGCGCACCTACatcaacatcagcaacaacagcaacaacatatgcagcagcaattgcaacaacaacaattgttggcACAACAACGCAGTTCCGGCGGCATATCACACCAGCAACACAGTtccatagcagcaacaacaacaatgaacggCAGTGTCAGCGCTGGAGAAACCGGCGTCGAGCAG CAGTCAAAGCAGTCAAAGCCTTCAACAgcgcttgcaacaacaacaacaacagctgcaacaGGCACAAcgtcagcaacaacagcagcaacagcagcgccTGCAATGTCTGTGATGACGTCGTATGAGAATCTTTTGCGTCCCATCGCCTTCAAGCCAATCCCCTTCGAGCCGGACTACAGTTTGCAGAACGCTCGTTATATTGCCGGCGATGTGAATGCAGTGACGACAACCACATCCACGGCGTCGTCGACAAATGTGCAGACATCGGTTGTGGGCGATCGTTATGGCTCAACGCCATCACTTGCAGCCGCTCAGGGTTCGAACCAAATGCGTTTTGGCA GCACCTCTGATTTGCGGCATGGCAGCGCCGGCGGTGTTGGCGGTGGTGTTATTGGTGGCATTAATGGAGTCGGTGctggcggtggcggtggtgcGCTCGGAGGCATCGCCGTTGGCGCTTATTCAAGCAATAATTATTGCAACAGTCTTATGGCGCGGCGTCGTGGTTCCAGATCGTTGAAAATCAACGATAGCATGGAATCGATTCGGCACACACCGGATTCGGATGCGAATAGTCAAAGTAGCACAAT CAAATCGACTGGCAGCAGCGCacaccacaataacaacaacagcggcagtaATAGCAATGGCCTGCCAAGCGCTATGCACAACGGCACAACCGGCTTCGGTTTCATTGGCGTGGGCAGCACAGCCGGCAGTGGCAGCGGCGCATCGACTGGCAGTAACGGTTGTGGTGGCAGCGCCAGCAATGGCTGTGGCAAGTATCTGCTGAGCGAGCAGTGCGATATGACACCTTCGCCATCCGACTCGGGCATATCGGACTTGGAAGCGGCGCTTAAGGATCGCGATTCGGAACTCTCCTATCTACGCCAAGCAATGGAGCACAATGAGAAAGTAATATTCCGTGTACAAAAG GACAAAGAGAACTTCTGGGAGCAAGAGACAAAGCGCTTGAAGACATTCTATGAAGCTCAGCAACGTGAATATCTattgaaaatgaagaaaatggaGCAAATGCTGGCCATGCAACAATTCCAATTCAAACAGCACAAGCTGCGGCATACCGAACAATCGAATAAGCTGCGTGAGCAGGTGGCCGATTTGAAGAATGAAAACGAAATTCTGCG AAGTACCAATGGCAGCTTGAAGAACTCCGAGCGTAATCTCAAGGACAGCGTTGCCTACATTGAAGAACAATTGCGCGAGTCGGAGAATACAATCGCCAGCATAAAAGCGGAGTTAGAGGAAAGCGAATGGAAAGTGTGCGAACGCAATGGCGAGCTGGCGCTGCTCAAATCGCAGCTCAAGGAGGCGAAT gTTGAAATCACGCTCAAGGAACACGCCATTGTCCACCTACGGCACGAGAACACCAACGCCGAAACGCAAATCTACGAGAGTCTACAGGAGAACCAGAAAATGACGAAGCAAAAGAAGCAAGTCGAACAGCAGCAGGCGCGCACCGACAAACAAGCCGAAAGCGAACTGAAACAACTCAATAAAATCATCATACTCAAGGATCAGGTGATACTCGCACTCACCAACGAGCTGGCCAAGCTGCGCAAAGAGCTCTCCGATTTGGCGATCTTTCAAGAGTACGGCGAAGAGCCCTCCGGACGCTTCATACGCCTCAAACAGCAGTTGGACAATCTCACCGACATTTGCAATCGCACGCGCCGGCAAGCACACAAACCAGAAATAACGGCGGTGAACAGCGCCAAAGAGAAGGTGATCGACGACACCAATCTGGAATTGATCATGAATTGCCTGAAGATCGCGCCGCCACTAGACGACACCgatgaaagtgaaaatgaacGCGAACGCGCGCAAAACAAGCAACGCGCCGAGAAGCGGCTGGCCAAAATGTCCGCTGACATACAGAATTTCGTCTACGGCGCACAAAACCTACCCGACATCGCGATGAATCACCAGCCGCCGCATAAGCCGCTCAAATACACGCACTCCAATCCACACAAGCTGGAGGAATCCACGCTCGATACGCTCATCGAAGAGTCGGCGAGCTATGCGGAGGAGATCGCCAAGCTGCGCAAACAGCTCGATGATGTGCGCGTCAATTTCGAGCTGGAGAAGCGGCAGTGGTGCGAAGAGCGCGAGAAGGTGCTGAACTACCAAAAACAATTGCAAGCGCACTACATCAATATGTATCAGAAGCTGCGCAGCTTGGAGAGCGGCAATGAGGTTTAA
- the LOC105208998 gene encoding uncharacterized protein DDB_G0283357 isoform X2, whose protein sequence is MSTKPATITLGISARIGGKNNTSNNHSNTASFTARPAHITQASPTVAKRGHIRSASLENGNSFTAKNTLGLPVATAREQQQQQQPTIMSHTGTLKSRNEQKRMRGQKFGSHSSLDQDALPSAGRTKFQNIRQIFEITKKRTFGGGSSSSGGSSGGATAAAGEADKMTASTNSVNSYKAQAHSGTESIENQRLHAQPPATTTATTHGVIPSAAPPALMSTSMPSLQLRQQTQAASASYQPHQQLVRKPTPTLTMMGANGSGNRSSYSEMSERLSITESVGGGSSSCMSGNFVNMTGNALDAKQKLRLQQQLQQQQQLVQQQQQQLQQQQHLQAQRQHSQPAMGQLAHLHQHQQQQQQHMQQQLQQQQLLAQQRSSGGISHQQHSSIAATTTMNGSVSAGETGVEQSKQSKPSTALATTTTTAATGTTSATTAATAAPAMSVMTSYENLLRPIAFKPIPFEPDYSLQNARYIAGDVNAVTTTTSTASSTNVQTSVVGDRYGSTPSLAAAQGSNQMRFGSTSDLRHGSAGGVGGGVIGGINGVGAGGGGGALGGIAVGAYSSNNYCNSLMARRRGSRSLKINDSMESIRHTPDSDANSQSSTIKSTGSSAHHNNNNSGSNSNGLPSAMHNGTTGFGFIGVGSTAGSGSGASTGSNGCGGSASNGCGKYLLSEQCDMTPSPSDSGISDLEAALKDRDSELSYLRQAMEHNEKVIFRVQKDKENFWEQETKRLKTFYEAQQREYLLKMKKMEQMLAMQQFQFKQHKLRHTEQSNKLREQVADLKNENEILRSTNGSLKNSERNLKDSVAYIEEQLRESENTIASIKAELEESEWKVCERNGELALLKSQLKEANVEITLKEHAIVHLRHENTNAETQIYESLQENQKMTKQKKQVEQQQARTDKQAESELKQLNKIIILKDQVILALTNELAKLRKELSDLAIFQEYGEEPSGRFIRLKQQLDNLTDICNRTRRQAHKPEITAVNSAKEKVIDDTNLELIMNCLKIAPPLDDTDESENERERAQNKQRAEKRLAKMSADIQNFVYGAQNLPDIAMNHQPPHKPLKYTHSNPHKLEESTLDTLIEESASYAEEIAKLRKQLDDVRVNFELEKRQWCEEREKVLNYQKQLQAHYINMYQKLRSLESGNEV, encoded by the exons ATGTCGACCAAaccagcaacaataacattggGCATAAGCGCCCGCATTGGTGGGAAAAACAATACCAGCAACAACCATAGCAACACTGCCTCATTCACCGCACGCCCCGCGCATATCACACAAGCATCGCCCACCGTGGCGAAACGCGGACACATCCGGTCCGCATCGCTGGAGAATGGCAATTCCTTCACAGCCAAGAACACACTCGGTTTGCCGGTGGCAACAGCacgcgaacaacaacaacagcagcagccgaCGATAATGAGTCATACCGGCACGCTGAAGTCGCGCAACGAGCAAAAGCGCATGCGCGGACAGAAATTCGGCAGTCACAGCAGTTTGGACCAGGATGCGTTGCCCAGTGCTGGGCGGACCAAATTTCAGAATATAcgccaaatatttgaaataaccaAAAAGCGAACCTTTGgtggtggcagcagcagcagcggtggaAGTAGTGGCGGCGCGACTGCGGCAGCCGGAGAGGCAGATAAAATGACTGCCAGTACCAACAGTGTCAACAGCTATAAAGCGCAGGCACACAGTGGAACTGAAAGCATTGAGAATCAGCGTTTGCACGCACAACCGcctgctacaacaacagctacaacacATGGCGTCATACCCAGCGCCGCACCGCCTGCCCTCATGTCAACATCCATGCCGAGTCTACAGCTGCGCCAACAGACACAAGCCGCCTCCGCCTCCTATCAGCCACACCAGCAGTTGGTGCGTAAACCCACGCCAACACTGACGATGATGGGCGCCAACGGAAGCGGAAATCGCAGTAGTTACTCGGAAATGAGCGAACGGCTGAGCATAACGGAGAGTGTCGGCGGTGGCAGCAGTAGCTGTATGTCTGGCAATTTCGTTAATATGACTGGGAATGCATTGGATGCGAAACAGAAACTgcgtttgcaacaacaattacaacaacagcaacagttggtacaacaacaacagcagcagctgcagcagcaacagcacctGCAGGCGCAGCGGCAACACTCACAGCCAGCAATGGGTCAGTTGGCGCACCTACatcaacatcagcaacaacagcaacaacatatgcagcagcaattgcaacaacaacaattgttggcACAACAACGCAGTTCCGGCGGCATATCACACCAGCAACACAGTtccatagcagcaacaacaacaatgaacggCAGTGTCAGCGCTGGAGAAACCGGCGTCGAGCAG TCAAAGCAGTCAAAGCCTTCAACAgcgcttgcaacaacaacaacaacagctgcaacaGGCACAAcgtcagcaacaacagcagcaacagcagcgccTGCAATGTCTGTGATGACGTCGTATGAGAATCTTTTGCGTCCCATCGCCTTCAAGCCAATCCCCTTCGAGCCGGACTACAGTTTGCAGAACGCTCGTTATATTGCCGGCGATGTGAATGCAGTGACGACAACCACATCCACGGCGTCGTCGACAAATGTGCAGACATCGGTTGTGGGCGATCGTTATGGCTCAACGCCATCACTTGCAGCCGCTCAGGGTTCGAACCAAATGCGTTTTGGCA GCACCTCTGATTTGCGGCATGGCAGCGCCGGCGGTGTTGGCGGTGGTGTTATTGGTGGCATTAATGGAGTCGGTGctggcggtggcggtggtgcGCTCGGAGGCATCGCCGTTGGCGCTTATTCAAGCAATAATTATTGCAACAGTCTTATGGCGCGGCGTCGTGGTTCCAGATCGTTGAAAATCAACGATAGCATGGAATCGATTCGGCACACACCGGATTCGGATGCGAATAGTCAAAGTAGCACAAT CAAATCGACTGGCAGCAGCGCacaccacaataacaacaacagcggcagtaATAGCAATGGCCTGCCAAGCGCTATGCACAACGGCACAACCGGCTTCGGTTTCATTGGCGTGGGCAGCACAGCCGGCAGTGGCAGCGGCGCATCGACTGGCAGTAACGGTTGTGGTGGCAGCGCCAGCAATGGCTGTGGCAAGTATCTGCTGAGCGAGCAGTGCGATATGACACCTTCGCCATCCGACTCGGGCATATCGGACTTGGAAGCGGCGCTTAAGGATCGCGATTCGGAACTCTCCTATCTACGCCAAGCAATGGAGCACAATGAGAAAGTAATATTCCGTGTACAAAAG GACAAAGAGAACTTCTGGGAGCAAGAGACAAAGCGCTTGAAGACATTCTATGAAGCTCAGCAACGTGAATATCTattgaaaatgaagaaaatggaGCAAATGCTGGCCATGCAACAATTCCAATTCAAACAGCACAAGCTGCGGCATACCGAACAATCGAATAAGCTGCGTGAGCAGGTGGCCGATTTGAAGAATGAAAACGAAATTCTGCG AAGTACCAATGGCAGCTTGAAGAACTCCGAGCGTAATCTCAAGGACAGCGTTGCCTACATTGAAGAACAATTGCGCGAGTCGGAGAATACAATCGCCAGCATAAAAGCGGAGTTAGAGGAAAGCGAATGGAAAGTGTGCGAACGCAATGGCGAGCTGGCGCTGCTCAAATCGCAGCTCAAGGAGGCGAAT gTTGAAATCACGCTCAAGGAACACGCCATTGTCCACCTACGGCACGAGAACACCAACGCCGAAACGCAAATCTACGAGAGTCTACAGGAGAACCAGAAAATGACGAAGCAAAAGAAGCAAGTCGAACAGCAGCAGGCGCGCACCGACAAACAAGCCGAAAGCGAACTGAAACAACTCAATAAAATCATCATACTCAAGGATCAGGTGATACTCGCACTCACCAACGAGCTGGCCAAGCTGCGCAAAGAGCTCTCCGATTTGGCGATCTTTCAAGAGTACGGCGAAGAGCCCTCCGGACGCTTCATACGCCTCAAACAGCAGTTGGACAATCTCACCGACATTTGCAATCGCACGCGCCGGCAAGCACACAAACCAGAAATAACGGCGGTGAACAGCGCCAAAGAGAAGGTGATCGACGACACCAATCTGGAATTGATCATGAATTGCCTGAAGATCGCGCCGCCACTAGACGACACCgatgaaagtgaaaatgaacGCGAACGCGCGCAAAACAAGCAACGCGCCGAGAAGCGGCTGGCCAAAATGTCCGCTGACATACAGAATTTCGTCTACGGCGCACAAAACCTACCCGACATCGCGATGAATCACCAGCCGCCGCATAAGCCGCTCAAATACACGCACTCCAATCCACACAAGCTGGAGGAATCCACGCTCGATACGCTCATCGAAGAGTCGGCGAGCTATGCGGAGGAGATCGCCAAGCTGCGCAAACAGCTCGATGATGTGCGCGTCAATTTCGAGCTGGAGAAGCGGCAGTGGTGCGAAGAGCGCGAGAAGGTGCTGAACTACCAAAAACAATTGCAAGCGCACTACATCAATATGTATCAGAAGCTGCGCAGCTTGGAGAGCGGCAATGAGGTTTAA
- the LOC105208998 gene encoding uncharacterized protein DDB_G0283357 isoform X3, whose product MSTKPATITLGISARIGGKNNTSNNHSNTASFTARPAHITQASPTVAKRGHIRSASLENGNSFTAKNTLGLPVATAREQQQQQQPTIMSHTGTLKSRNEQKRMRGQKFGSHSSLDQDALPSAGRTKFQNIRQIFEITKKRTFGGGSSSSGGSSGGATAAAGEADKMTASTNSVNSYKAQAHSGTESIENQRLHAQPPATTTATTHGVIPSAAPPALMSTSMPSLQLRQQTQAASASYQPHQQLVRKPTPTLTMMGANGSGNRSSYSEMSERLSITESVGGGSSSCMSGNFVNMTGNALDAKQKLRLQQQLQQQQQLVQQQQQQLQQQQHLQAQRQHSQPAMGQLAHLHQHQQQQQQHMQQQLQQQQLLAQQRSSGGISHQQHSSIAATTTMNGSVSAGETGVEQQSKQSKPSTALATTTTTAATGTTSATTAATAAPAMSVMTSYENLLRPIAFKPIPFEPDYSLQNARYIAGDVNAVTTTTSTASSTNVQTSVVGDRYGSTPSLAAAQGSNQMRFGSTSDLRHGSAGGVGGGVIGGINGVGAGGGGGALGGIAVGAYSSNNYCNSLMARRRGSRSLKINDSMESIRHTPDSDANSQSSTIKSTGSSAHHNNNNSGSNSNGLPSAMHNGTTGFGFIGVGSTAGSGSGASTGSNGCGGSASNGCGKYLLSEQCDMTPSPSDSGISDLEAALKDRDSELSYLRQAMEHNEKDKENFWEQETKRLKTFYEAQQREYLLKMKKMEQMLAMQQFQFKQHKLRHTEQSNKLREQVADLKNENEILRSTNGSLKNSERNLKDSVAYIEEQLRESENTIASIKAELEESEWKVCERNGELALLKSQLKEANVEITLKEHAIVHLRHENTNAETQIYESLQENQKMTKQKKQVEQQQARTDKQAESELKQLNKIIILKDQVILALTNELAKLRKELSDLAIFQEYGEEPSGRFIRLKQQLDNLTDICNRTRRQAHKPEITAVNSAKEKVIDDTNLELIMNCLKIAPPLDDTDESENERERAQNKQRAEKRLAKMSADIQNFVYGAQNLPDIAMNHQPPHKPLKYTHSNPHKLEESTLDTLIEESASYAEEIAKLRKQLDDVRVNFELEKRQWCEEREKVLNYQKQLQAHYINMYQKLRSLESGNEV is encoded by the exons ATGTCGACCAAaccagcaacaataacattggGCATAAGCGCCCGCATTGGTGGGAAAAACAATACCAGCAACAACCATAGCAACACTGCCTCATTCACCGCACGCCCCGCGCATATCACACAAGCATCGCCCACCGTGGCGAAACGCGGACACATCCGGTCCGCATCGCTGGAGAATGGCAATTCCTTCACAGCCAAGAACACACTCGGTTTGCCGGTGGCAACAGCacgcgaacaacaacaacagcagcagccgaCGATAATGAGTCATACCGGCACGCTGAAGTCGCGCAACGAGCAAAAGCGCATGCGCGGACAGAAATTCGGCAGTCACAGCAGTTTGGACCAGGATGCGTTGCCCAGTGCTGGGCGGACCAAATTTCAGAATATAcgccaaatatttgaaataaccaAAAAGCGAACCTTTGgtggtggcagcagcagcagcggtggaAGTAGTGGCGGCGCGACTGCGGCAGCCGGAGAGGCAGATAAAATGACTGCCAGTACCAACAGTGTCAACAGCTATAAAGCGCAGGCACACAGTGGAACTGAAAGCATTGAGAATCAGCGTTTGCACGCACAACCGcctgctacaacaacagctacaacacATGGCGTCATACCCAGCGCCGCACCGCCTGCCCTCATGTCAACATCCATGCCGAGTCTACAGCTGCGCCAACAGACACAAGCCGCCTCCGCCTCCTATCAGCCACACCAGCAGTTGGTGCGTAAACCCACGCCAACACTGACGATGATGGGCGCCAACGGAAGCGGAAATCGCAGTAGTTACTCGGAAATGAGCGAACGGCTGAGCATAACGGAGAGTGTCGGCGGTGGCAGCAGTAGCTGTATGTCTGGCAATTTCGTTAATATGACTGGGAATGCATTGGATGCGAAACAGAAACTgcgtttgcaacaacaattacaacaacagcaacagttggtacaacaacaacagcagcagctgcagcagcaacagcacctGCAGGCGCAGCGGCAACACTCACAGCCAGCAATGGGTCAGTTGGCGCACCTACatcaacatcagcaacaacagcaacaacatatgcagcagcaattgcaacaacaacaattgttggcACAACAACGCAGTTCCGGCGGCATATCACACCAGCAACACAGTtccatagcagcaacaacaacaatgaacggCAGTGTCAGCGCTGGAGAAACCGGCGTCGAGCAG CAGTCAAAGCAGTCAAAGCCTTCAACAgcgcttgcaacaacaacaacaacagctgcaacaGGCACAAcgtcagcaacaacagcagcaacagcagcgccTGCAATGTCTGTGATGACGTCGTATGAGAATCTTTTGCGTCCCATCGCCTTCAAGCCAATCCCCTTCGAGCCGGACTACAGTTTGCAGAACGCTCGTTATATTGCCGGCGATGTGAATGCAGTGACGACAACCACATCCACGGCGTCGTCGACAAATGTGCAGACATCGGTTGTGGGCGATCGTTATGGCTCAACGCCATCACTTGCAGCCGCTCAGGGTTCGAACCAAATGCGTTTTGGCA GCACCTCTGATTTGCGGCATGGCAGCGCCGGCGGTGTTGGCGGTGGTGTTATTGGTGGCATTAATGGAGTCGGTGctggcggtggcggtggtgcGCTCGGAGGCATCGCCGTTGGCGCTTATTCAAGCAATAATTATTGCAACAGTCTTATGGCGCGGCGTCGTGGTTCCAGATCGTTGAAAATCAACGATAGCATGGAATCGATTCGGCACACACCGGATTCGGATGCGAATAGTCAAAGTAGCACAAT CAAATCGACTGGCAGCAGCGCacaccacaataacaacaacagcggcagtaATAGCAATGGCCTGCCAAGCGCTATGCACAACGGCACAACCGGCTTCGGTTTCATTGGCGTGGGCAGCACAGCCGGCAGTGGCAGCGGCGCATCGACTGGCAGTAACGGTTGTGGTGGCAGCGCCAGCAATGGCTGTGGCAAGTATCTGCTGAGCGAGCAGTGCGATATGACACCTTCGCCATCCGACTCGGGCATATCGGACTTGGAAGCGGCGCTTAAGGATCGCGATTCGGAACTCTCCTATCTACGCCAAGCAATGGAGCACAATGAGAAA GACAAAGAGAACTTCTGGGAGCAAGAGACAAAGCGCTTGAAGACATTCTATGAAGCTCAGCAACGTGAATATCTattgaaaatgaagaaaatggaGCAAATGCTGGCCATGCAACAATTCCAATTCAAACAGCACAAGCTGCGGCATACCGAACAATCGAATAAGCTGCGTGAGCAGGTGGCCGATTTGAAGAATGAAAACGAAATTCTGCG AAGTACCAATGGCAGCTTGAAGAACTCCGAGCGTAATCTCAAGGACAGCGTTGCCTACATTGAAGAACAATTGCGCGAGTCGGAGAATACAATCGCCAGCATAAAAGCGGAGTTAGAGGAAAGCGAATGGAAAGTGTGCGAACGCAATGGCGAGCTGGCGCTGCTCAAATCGCAGCTCAAGGAGGCGAAT gTTGAAATCACGCTCAAGGAACACGCCATTGTCCACCTACGGCACGAGAACACCAACGCCGAAACGCAAATCTACGAGAGTCTACAGGAGAACCAGAAAATGACGAAGCAAAAGAAGCAAGTCGAACAGCAGCAGGCGCGCACCGACAAACAAGCCGAAAGCGAACTGAAACAACTCAATAAAATCATCATACTCAAGGATCAGGTGATACTCGCACTCACCAACGAGCTGGCCAAGCTGCGCAAAGAGCTCTCCGATTTGGCGATCTTTCAAGAGTACGGCGAAGAGCCCTCCGGACGCTTCATACGCCTCAAACAGCAGTTGGACAATCTCACCGACATTTGCAATCGCACGCGCCGGCAAGCACACAAACCAGAAATAACGGCGGTGAACAGCGCCAAAGAGAAGGTGATCGACGACACCAATCTGGAATTGATCATGAATTGCCTGAAGATCGCGCCGCCACTAGACGACACCgatgaaagtgaaaatgaacGCGAACGCGCGCAAAACAAGCAACGCGCCGAGAAGCGGCTGGCCAAAATGTCCGCTGACATACAGAATTTCGTCTACGGCGCACAAAACCTACCCGACATCGCGATGAATCACCAGCCGCCGCATAAGCCGCTCAAATACACGCACTCCAATCCACACAAGCTGGAGGAATCCACGCTCGATACGCTCATCGAAGAGTCGGCGAGCTATGCGGAGGAGATCGCCAAGCTGCGCAAACAGCTCGATGATGTGCGCGTCAATTTCGAGCTGGAGAAGCGGCAGTGGTGCGAAGAGCGCGAGAAGGTGCTGAACTACCAAAAACAATTGCAAGCGCACTACATCAATATGTATCAGAAGCTGCGCAGCTTGGAGAGCGGCAATGAGGTTTAA